The following proteins are co-located in the Abditibacteriaceae bacterium genome:
- a CDS encoding type IIL restriction-modification enzyme MmeI has protein sequence MSGSLRQQDNYYQPVSKRRRQQVQPTWGVFQRNNIHLKVCASGEVTTTLAILCDSAATARYKCKFVLATDGHIFEAENLSAGETVACDFPKFHDHSGFFLPLAGITTVKQIRDNAFDIKATSRLNRLYIELTIRSLSWQVAL, from the coding sequence ATTTCTGGAAGCCTTCGGCAACAAGACAACTACTATCAGCCGGTTTCGAAGCGGCGACGCCAACAAGTCCAACCTACTTGGGGTGTGTTTCAACGCAACAACATCCATTTGAAGGTATGCGCGTCGGGCGAAGTAACCACCACGCTCGCGATTTTGTGCGACAGTGCGGCGACGGCGCGTTACAAGTGTAAGTTTGTTCTCGCGACCGACGGTCACATTTTTGAAGCGGAAAACCTGAGCGCAGGCGAAACCGTCGCCTGCGATTTCCCTAAATTCCACGATCACTCCGGTTTTTTTCTGCCGCTTGCGGGCATTACGACGGTCAAGCAAATCCGCGATAACGCTTTCGACATCAAGGCCACAAGCCGTCTTAACCGGCTCTATATTGAACTAACTATTCGTTCCCTGTCGTGGCAGGTCGCGCTTTGA
- a CDS encoding GNAT family N-acetyltransferase, whose amino-acid sequence MNNSASSAPIRLGVVGAASRGAAFKNAIELTGSMKVQAVCDLNEAGLIKAQLDFGAPERFTLFEEMIARADIDAVLLGTPMPFHARQSIAALDKGLHVLCEVPAVVSVEEARALEAACRRSKAVYMMAENYTFTRPNMMVRELVKRGLFGETYYAEGEYLHELKQLNKQTPWRRDWQTGRAGITYGTHSLGPILQWMPGDRIVSVCVAGGGMRHRDARGELFENESSTVMLGKTAHGGLVKIRVDMLSDRPHAMTNYSLQGTNGCYESARAAGEHNRIWLRSRCAKDWDWETLEALEREFLPAAWRDFGDAAQAAGHGGGDLLELLHFCDAIIGRAPLDLGIHAALDATLPGLISQQSALQNGRWLDVPDSRAWEGEKPAQAQLQMLWPSSKTPAPTVAEGYVLRASQPSDASGIRAVLAASGLAVWTDEELESQLKNTLPRGCFVVEHLASGTIVATAQARHAPGDLHPEGGEVGWVAAHPDHSGKQLGRSVVAAATLRLQQAGYTRIFLLTDDFRLPAIKTYVALGFEPFLFEGGMKVRWENLSKNGLAMGGN is encoded by the coding sequence ATGAATAATTCCGCATCCTCTGCCCCGATTCGCTTGGGCGTCGTCGGCGCTGCCAGTCGCGGCGCGGCTTTCAAAAACGCGATTGAACTCACTGGCTCAATGAAAGTTCAGGCGGTCTGCGACCTCAACGAAGCGGGTCTAATCAAAGCCCAACTCGATTTCGGAGCGCCCGAAAGATTCACATTGTTCGAAGAAATGATTGCGCGTGCCGACATTGACGCGGTGCTGCTTGGCACGCCGATGCCGTTTCATGCACGCCAGTCGATTGCGGCGCTCGATAAGGGGTTACACGTTCTTTGTGAAGTTCCCGCCGTTGTCAGCGTGGAGGAAGCGCGCGCGCTCGAAGCGGCGTGTAGGCGTTCCAAAGCGGTCTACATGATGGCCGAAAACTACACCTTCACCCGCCCGAATATGATGGTGCGCGAATTGGTGAAACGCGGACTTTTCGGCGAGACCTACTACGCCGAAGGCGAATATCTCCACGAGTTAAAGCAACTCAACAAGCAAACTCCCTGGCGCCGCGACTGGCAAACAGGGCGCGCCGGTATCACCTATGGCACCCATAGTCTTGGCCCGATTTTGCAGTGGATGCCTGGAGATCGCATCGTGTCGGTGTGCGTCGCCGGAGGCGGAATGCGGCACCGTGACGCGCGCGGCGAGCTTTTCGAAAACGAGTCCTCGACGGTGATGCTCGGCAAAACAGCACATGGCGGGCTCGTAAAAATCCGCGTGGATATGTTGTCCGATCGACCGCATGCGATGACCAACTACTCCTTACAGGGCACCAATGGCTGCTACGAATCGGCGCGCGCCGCAGGTGAACACAACCGGATCTGGCTGCGCTCACGCTGTGCGAAGGATTGGGATTGGGAAACGCTTGAAGCTCTAGAAAGGGAGTTTTTGCCCGCCGCGTGGCGCGATTTTGGAGACGCGGCGCAAGCGGCGGGACATGGCGGCGGAGATTTGCTCGAACTTTTGCATTTTTGCGACGCCATCATCGGACGCGCGCCGCTCGATCTAGGCATTCACGCCGCGCTTGACGCCACACTTCCTGGTCTGATCTCGCAGCAATCGGCACTACAAAATGGCCGCTGGCTCGACGTGCCGGATTCGCGTGCGTGGGAAGGCGAAAAACCCGCGCAGGCGCAGTTGCAAATGCTGTGGCCGTCTTCTAAAACGCCCGCCCCAACTGTTGCGGAGGGTTATGTATTGCGTGCATCCCAACCGAGTGACGCGTCAGGAATTAGAGCGGTTTTGGCGGCGAGTGGCCTTGCGGTCTGGACAGACGAGGAATTAGAAAGCCAACTCAAAAATACGCTCCCTAGAGGCTGTTTCGTTGTTGAACATCTGGCCAGCGGAACAATCGTTGCCACGGCGCAAGCGCGCCACGCTCCAGGCGATCTCCATCCTGAAGGTGGCGAGGTTGGTTGGGTCGCAGCGCATCCGGACCACTCTGGAAAACAGTTGGGCCGCAGCGTTGTCGCTGCCGCGACACTGCGACTGCAACAGGCGGGTTACACGCGCATTTTTCTGCTGACCGACGACTTCCGTTTACCCGCCATCAAAACTTATGTAGCGCTTGGCTTTGAGCCGTTCTTGTTTGAAGGAGGCATGAAAGTGCGTTGGGAAAACCTGAGCAAAAACGGTTTGGCGATGGGAGGAAACTAG
- a CDS encoding SDR family oxidoreductase: MHKFSNSSASLDGRIAIVSGALGDIGLATVSALLERGACVAMGDLMPEPEAQTRLEALFPGTQDALSYTCVDVSDESQVESWLTSVAAQWGAPSVAISNAAIVKERNALEVDATSWRRQMEVNLNGAFWVARNAARLMLASQTAGRIVFVGSWAAHAPHPQITAYSVAKAGLRMACQCLALELAPHGILVNEIAPGFVDAGLSAQLFAADETLKTRSQERVPTGEILLAEEVAREVLAVCDFSRRHLTGSCVVVDGGLSLLVGNPKTP; encoded by the coding sequence ATGCACAAATTTTCGAATTCTTCAGCTTCGCTCGATGGAAGAATCGCCATTGTGAGCGGCGCTCTCGGCGATATTGGTTTAGCCACCGTTTCCGCGCTTTTAGAACGCGGCGCCTGTGTAGCGATGGGCGATTTGATGCCCGAACCGGAGGCACAAACTCGACTTGAAGCGTTGTTTCCAGGTACCCAAGACGCGCTCTCCTACACATGCGTTGATGTGAGTGACGAATCCCAGGTCGAATCGTGGTTGACGAGCGTTGCGGCGCAGTGGGGCGCGCCCTCGGTGGCGATTTCCAACGCAGCGATTGTCAAAGAGAGAAACGCGCTCGAAGTCGACGCAACATCGTGGCGGCGGCAAATGGAGGTTAATCTAAACGGCGCGTTTTGGGTGGCACGAAATGCGGCGCGTTTGATGTTGGCATCTCAAACTGCAGGACGAATCGTGTTCGTTGGAAGTTGGGCCGCGCACGCACCGCACCCGCAAATCACCGCATATTCGGTCGCCAAGGCCGGACTGCGAATGGCCTGTCAGTGTCTCGCGCTCGAACTCGCACCGCACGGAATTCTGGTCAATGAAATCGCGCCTGGTTTTGTCGATGCCGGCCTGAGCGCGCAGCTTTTCGCGGCGGACGAAACACTGAAAACGCGTAGCCAAGAGCGAGTTCCGACCGGCGAAATCCTACTTGCCGAGGAAGTGGCGCGCGAAGTTCTGGCAGTGTGCGACTTTTCACGCCGTCATCTCACGGGAAGTTGTGTTGTCGTTGATGGCGGTTTGTCGCTTTTGGTCGGAAACCCCAAAACGCCATAA
- a CDS encoding SGNH/GDSL hydrolase family protein produces the protein MNHLVLLGDSIFDNGVYVPGEPDVIHQVRAKLPEGWQASLRAVDGDRVGDITTQLTSLPSDATHIALSVGGNDALDQAGILQEPARSFAEVLERLAQVGDPFRNAYHAMLQQVLERGLPTMVCTIYEGNMPDPRQQRLVTTALKIFNDAILREAFAAGVPVLDLRAVCSRPEDYANPIEPSFIGGNKIATGIARIITTHDFSGGCRQIYTK, from the coding sequence ATGAACCATCTTGTATTGTTGGGCGACTCGATTTTTGACAACGGAGTTTACGTGCCTGGCGAACCCGACGTGATCCACCAAGTGCGCGCGAAACTTCCCGAAGGTTGGCAGGCCTCTTTGCGCGCCGTCGATGGCGATCGTGTGGGAGATATTACGACGCAGCTCACATCCTTGCCTTCAGATGCCACACATATTGCATTAAGCGTTGGCGGTAACGATGCGCTCGATCAGGCCGGAATTCTTCAGGAACCGGCGCGCTCGTTCGCGGAGGTTCTGGAACGGCTGGCGCAGGTGGGCGACCCTTTTCGGAACGCTTATCACGCCATGCTTCAGCAAGTATTGGAGCGCGGGTTGCCGACGATGGTTTGCACGATCTACGAAGGCAACATGCCCGATCCTCGGCAACAGCGATTGGTCACAACCGCGCTCAAGATTTTCAACGATGCGATTCTCCGTGAAGCCTTCGCCGCCGGAGTGCCCGTGCTCGACTTGCGCGCGGTCTGTTCGCGTCCCGAAGACTATGCGAATCCAATTGAACCGTCATTTATTGGTGGAAACAAGATCGCTACGGGGATCGCGCGCATTATCACAACACATGACTTTTCCGGCGGATGCCGACAGATTTATACAAAGTAA
- a CDS encoding RNA polymerase sigma factor RpoD/SigA — protein sequence MPNSLLQHPQVRTLLSEGARDGHVSIQRINELLGDLEIDAIDAEELFEALEDRAIAIDESKIAPPVSSLKQSPAATQRPQTPPQNTPKKAKPSAHGDLDDVLASLEELMSSPLGEMLARDEAKADPEAVVETGDAEQFGAEVEDSFQQYLNRMGATPLMEADAERDLAQRAREAASLGDAEGAARLRSRLVEANWRLVVSLARKYQGRASLPLLDIVQEGNIGLMRAAEKWNPARKDRFGSYATWYVREAINRAIAAQARSIRLPGHLAAAIQKLHRTSRELSQELGREPTTAELAKASGMSQTQVGEALRTYAEPVSFETPLGDDDNMTLGDVIASTESPFEDVSRSEVHTAINDALEGLSPRERTLIEQRFALGAYQGGVGRTLESIATEMNISRDRVRDLEVRALRKLRAKTKGTVLDNLFAGEEE from the coding sequence ATGCCAAATTCTTTGCTCCAACATCCCCAAGTGCGCACTCTTCTCAGCGAAGGTGCGCGCGATGGTCACGTTTCCATCCAGCGCATCAACGAACTGCTGGGCGATCTGGAAATCGACGCGATTGATGCGGAAGAGCTTTTCGAAGCTCTCGAAGACCGCGCGATTGCCATCGACGAATCGAAGATTGCACCGCCGGTTTCTTCCCTGAAGCAATCGCCCGCTGCCACGCAACGCCCGCAAACTCCGCCGCAGAACACGCCGAAAAAAGCCAAGCCTTCGGCTCACGGCGACCTCGACGATGTGCTGGCGTCGCTGGAAGAATTGATGAGTTCGCCGCTCGGAGAAATGCTGGCGCGCGACGAAGCCAAAGCCGACCCTGAAGCTGTTGTCGAAACCGGCGACGCCGAACAGTTCGGTGCGGAAGTCGAAGATTCGTTTCAGCAATATCTCAACCGCATGGGCGCAACGCCCTTGATGGAAGCCGATGCCGAGCGCGACCTCGCGCAACGCGCGCGCGAAGCCGCATCGCTGGGAGATGCCGAAGGTGCTGCACGCCTGCGTTCGCGTCTGGTAGAAGCCAACTGGCGATTGGTGGTTTCGCTTGCGCGCAAGTATCAGGGGCGCGCGTCGTTGCCGCTTCTCGACATTGTGCAGGAAGGCAACATTGGCCTAATGCGTGCGGCGGAAAAGTGGAATCCGGCGCGCAAAGACCGCTTCGGTTCCTACGCGACGTGGTATGTGCGTGAAGCTATCAACCGCGCGATTGCGGCTCAGGCGCGCAGCATTCGCTTGCCGGGTCACTTGGCGGCAGCGATTCAGAAGCTCCATCGGACTTCGCGCGAACTTTCGCAGGAACTGGGGCGCGAACCAACCACCGCTGAACTGGCAAAAGCATCCGGCATGAGCCAGACGCAGGTTGGCGAAGCGTTGCGAACCTATGCCGAACCAGTTTCGTTTGAAACGCCGCTTGGCGACGATGACAACATGACACTTGGTGACGTGATTGCCAGCACCGAATCGCCGTTCGAAGATGTTTCGCGTAGTGAAGTTCACACGGCGATCAATGATGCTCTGGAAGGCTTGTCGCCGCGCGAGCGTACACTGATTGAACAGCGTTTTGCTCTGGGCGCGTATCAGGGCGGCGTTGGGCGCACTTTGGAATCGATTGCAACCGAAATGAACATTTCGCGCGACCGTGTGCGCGATTTGGAAGTGCGTGCGTTGCGCAAACTTCGCGCAAAAACTAAAGGCACCGTGTTGGATAACCTGTTCGCCGGTGAGGAAGAATAG
- a CDS encoding ABC transporter substrate-binding protein, whose amino-acid sequence MKSIFSSRVLLATGVFAALAGGCAKQGTVEKGTSSGGGTGAKENELVLISPHSADIQYEFERAFKAQNPEVNFRWLDQGGSSNVLRSIEGDFQGKAAGEGIGVDVLFGGGAETTLDLAKKNLLQPLPQSYGVPAQMSGVPLRGAKNEWMGAVLSGFGIIYNKTIATRDKLPVPKRWSDLADNKLSERVVMADPRQSGVGHMVCEIILQAEGWDKGWQTLNGIGANATSWSSSSSAVPDDIASGEAVFGPIIDFYAATKIAAAGKEKLGYVESSGENLVTPDPIAILRGAPHKALAEKFVAFVMSPQGQKLWMLPVGAPGGPQKNALYRRPIAPSAYPVPKNALVTGNPYASKSGFRFDASKSSARRRALDDLIGAVLIDGGDALKARRAKNPDDALAWTPISEAEFNKLATKWDDQTLRNEQISKWTSAARAQWAK is encoded by the coding sequence ATGAAGAGCATTTTTTCCTCACGCGTACTTCTGGCAACCGGCGTTTTTGCGGCGCTTGCCGGTGGCTGCGCGAAGCAAGGTACGGTCGAAAAAGGAACGAGTTCCGGTGGCGGAACCGGCGCAAAAGAAAACGAACTGGTCCTGATTTCGCCGCACTCCGCCGATATTCAGTACGAATTCGAGCGCGCTTTCAAAGCGCAGAATCCCGAGGTGAATTTCCGCTGGCTCGATCAGGGCGGTTCTTCAAATGTCTTGCGCTCGATTGAGGGCGATTTTCAGGGCAAAGCGGCGGGCGAAGGCATCGGTGTCGATGTGCTGTTTGGCGGCGGCGCAGAAACCACGCTCGACTTGGCAAAAAAGAATTTGCTGCAGCCCCTGCCGCAAAGCTATGGCGTCCCCGCGCAGATGAGCGGTGTGCCGTTGCGCGGCGCGAAAAACGAATGGATGGGCGCAGTGCTGTCGGGCTTCGGCATTATCTACAACAAGACAATCGCCACGCGCGACAAATTGCCTGTTCCCAAGCGTTGGAGCGACCTCGCCGATAACAAACTGAGCGAGCGCGTTGTGATGGCCGACCCGCGTCAATCGGGCGTCGGGCACATGGTCTGCGAAATTATCTTGCAGGCTGAAGGCTGGGATAAAGGCTGGCAAACCCTCAACGGAATCGGCGCGAACGCGACAAGTTGGAGTTCTTCGAGTTCGGCGGTTCCCGACGACATCGCCTCGGGCGAAGCTGTTTTCGGGCCGATTATCGATTTCTATGCAGCGACGAAAATAGCGGCGGCAGGCAAAGAGAAGTTAGGCTATGTCGAATCGAGCGGCGAAAACCTCGTCACGCCCGACCCGATTGCAATTTTGCGCGGTGCGCCCCATAAAGCACTCGCTGAAAAATTTGTCGCGTTCGTGATGTCGCCGCAGGGGCAGAAACTGTGGATGCTGCCCGTGGGCGCTCCGGGCGGCCCGCAAAAGAACGCGCTGTATCGCCGCCCGATTGCGCCTTCGGCGTATCCGGTACCGAAAAACGCACTTGTCACAGGAAATCCCTATGCGAGCAAAAGTGGTTTCCGTTTCGACGCTTCCAAATCAAGTGCGCGCCGCCGCGCCCTCGACGATTTGATCGGTGCCGTTCTCATCGATGGCGGCGATGCCTTGAAAGCACGTCGTGCCAAGAACCCCGACGATGCTCTGGCGTGGACGCCGATTAGTGAGGCAGAATTCAACAAGCTCGCAACCAAGTGGGACGACCAGACGTTGCGCAACGAGCAGATTTCCAAATGGACTTCAGCGGCGCGCGCGCAGTGGGCCAAATAA
- a CDS encoding cob(I)yrinic acid a,c-diamide adenosyltransferase, which produces MNAISSIITKSGDAGHTKLVSGETVSKADLQVEAYGTIDELNSFLGLARAACDNNEVRTVLERLQRETFVVGAELAATPEVALRLKNRVSPEMTAALDADAARIEALPGVIGDWALPGAVFAEAAVDVARSVARRAERCAVRLANEGGVPNDEVLRYLNRMSDVLWLLGRKIELDRNVEGALRPERAHK; this is translated from the coding sequence ATGAACGCGATTTCCAGCATTATCACCAAAAGCGGCGACGCCGGACACACCAAACTCGTTTCGGGCGAAACCGTTTCCAAAGCCGATTTACAGGTCGAAGCTTACGGCACCATTGATGAACTTAATTCTTTTCTCGGCCTTGCGCGCGCAGCCTGCGACAATAACGAGGTTCGCACCGTCCTCGAACGCTTGCAGCGCGAAACATTTGTGGTCGGCGCCGAGCTGGCGGCGACGCCTGAAGTAGCATTGCGTTTGAAGAACCGCGTTTCTCCCGAAATGACCGCCGCCCTCGATGCTGACGCCGCCAGAATCGAGGCTCTTCCCGGTGTTATCGGCGATTGGGCATTGCCGGGTGCAGTTTTCGCCGAAGCCGCTGTCGATGTGGCACGCAGTGTTGCGCGGCGCGCCGAACGCTGTGCCGTGCGGCTCGCCAATGAAGGCGGCGTGCCCAACGACGAAGTCTTGCGCTACCTCAACCGCATGTCCGATGTGTTGTGGCTCCTGGGCCGAAAAATCGAACTCGACCGCAATGTCGAAGGTGCGCTGCGGCCTGAACGCGCCCATAAATAG
- a CDS encoding class I SAM-dependent methyltransferase, whose amino-acid sequence MNHNEYARMHVLETNYWWFAGRRQIVGALLHEAGRRAPLEKLLDIGCGTGANLPMLREHSPHVVAMDFSPLALQFARSHIGAADVSLVRADGHHLPLADGTFDAVTMLDVLEHLENDAVTLREVHRVLKAPQNGQKGGAFVFSVPAYQKLWSVHDEALHHFRRYEYRGLQKLLREEGFVVEKLSFAMSLMPPVAWAWRKFILPFKPSRPRDAKRHSEGAVLPVVPPLANCALTAYLNAESRVLIKRPLKFGTSLVGIARRK is encoded by the coding sequence ATGAACCACAACGAATACGCGCGAATGCACGTGCTGGAAACGAATTACTGGTGGTTTGCCGGACGGCGCCAGATCGTTGGCGCTTTGCTGCACGAGGCGGGACGACGCGCTCCGTTGGAAAAGCTACTCGATATCGGCTGTGGCACAGGCGCGAACTTGCCGATGCTGCGTGAGCATTCTCCGCATGTCGTCGCCATGGACTTTTCTCCGCTCGCGCTGCAATTCGCCCGGTCGCATATTGGCGCGGCCGATGTTTCCCTCGTGCGCGCCGACGGGCATCATCTGCCCCTCGCCGATGGTACCTTCGATGCCGTTACGATGCTCGATGTCTTGGAACATTTGGAAAACGATGCAGTGACGTTGCGCGAAGTACACCGCGTTTTAAAAGCGCCCCAAAATGGGCAGAAAGGCGGCGCGTTTGTCTTTTCGGTGCCAGCGTATCAAAAGCTGTGGAGTGTCCACGATGAAGCGCTTCATCATTTCCGGCGCTACGAATATCGAGGGCTGCAGAAATTATTGCGCGAAGAAGGCTTTGTCGTCGAAAAACTTTCGTTCGCCATGAGCCTGATGCCACCGGTCGCGTGGGCGTGGCGAAAATTTATTTTGCCGTTTAAACCCAGTCGCCCGCGCGACGCCAAGCGCCACAGCGAAGGCGCGGTTTTACCGGTAGTTCCGCCCTTGGCCAACTGCGCTCTTACCGCGTATCTCAATGCCGAAAGCCGCGTCCTTATCAAGCGCCCGCTGAAGTTCGGCACTTCGCTTGTCGGCATCGCGCGCCGTAAGTAA
- a CDS encoding helix-turn-helix domain-containing protein: MNALPKPKPKRIQDWIRYVQTHSETVEVSPESAVEAGTVEIGCPPQSGRADTLEAIPPARPQAKQTRQRQKPETRAQLLERLQNPTISLHEAGILLGVCAATVRRWADEEKLPHLRTPGGQRRFRFADVMALAREEKRRKTG; the protein is encoded by the coding sequence ATGAACGCATTACCAAAACCAAAGCCCAAGCGGATTCAAGACTGGATTCGCTATGTCCAGACGCACAGCGAAACCGTCGAAGTCAGCCCGGAAAGCGCGGTAGAAGCAGGTACGGTCGAAATCGGGTGCCCACCGCAAAGCGGAAGGGCGGATACGTTGGAAGCCATACCGCCCGCAAGGCCGCAGGCGAAGCAAACACGCCAGCGCCAGAAGCCTGAAACTCGCGCGCAACTTTTGGAGCGTTTGCAGAACCCGACAATCTCCCTTCACGAAGCAGGAATCTTGCTGGGCGTGTGCGCCGCAACGGTGCGGCGCTGGGCCGACGAAGAGAAGCTGCCACATCTGCGCACGCCGGGCGGTCAGCGCCGCTTCCGTTTTGCCGATGTTATGGCTCTGGCCCGCGAGGAAAAAAGACGAAAAACAGGCTGA